In Oryza sativa Japonica Group chromosome 2, ASM3414082v1, the following are encoded in one genomic region:
- the LOC4331205 gene encoding uncharacterized protein — translation MSKKNNLAKRKKQHEFDLQREKEAKEKLAKKLQAKKSKMKIDGDVKRKGGKFKVGKKKVKTKLSALTKAKAAQAMEVDK, via the exons ATGTCGAAGAAGAACAACCTCGCCAAGCGGAAGAAGCAGCACGAGTTCGACCTCCAAA ggGAAAAGGAGGCGAAGGAGAAACTGGCCAAGAAGCTGCAGGCCAAGAAATCCAAGATGAAG ATAGATGGTGATGTGAAAAGGAAGGGTGGCAAATTTAAGGTTGGCAAGAAAAAGGTGAAGACAAAACTTTCAGCCTTAACAAAAGCCAAAGCTGCGCAAGCAATGGAGGTCGACAAGTAA
- the LOC4331206 gene encoding remorin 1.4 isoform X1: METQEAKRADVAAAPATATGGEAVKPAAGDAGAVTKTNAADGPSAPAGKAATPTGSVDRDAILANVELERKLSMIKAWEESEKSKAENKAQKKMSSILSWENTRKAAIEAKLRTQEEKLERKKAEYAEKMRNQVAAIHKAAEEKRATVEATRHEEIIKYEEMAAKHRSKGTTPTKFLSCFGS; this comes from the exons ATGGAGACCCAGGAGGCGAAGAGAGcagatgtggcggcggcgccggcgacggcgaccggcggtgaGGCCGTCAAACCGGCCGCCGGCGATGCTGGCGCAGTAACCAAGACGA ATGCAGCAGATGGACCTTCAGCACCAGCAGGCAAAGCTGCAACTCCAACGGGTTCGGTTGACAGAG ACGCCATACTCGCAAACGTGGAGCTGGAGAGGAAACTGTCAATGATCAAGGCGTGGGAGGAGAGCGAGAAGAGCAAAGCGGAGAACAA GGCTCAGAAGAAGATGTCATCCATACTCTCATGGGAGAACACGAGGAAGGCAGCTATAGAAGCAAAACTGCGAACACAAGAG GAGAAGCtggagaggaagaaggcggAGTACGCGGAGAAGATGAGGAACCAGGTAGCGGCGATCCacaaggcggcggaggagaagagggCGACGGTGGAGGCGACGCGGCACGAGGAGATAATCAAGTATGAGGAGATGGCCGCCAAGCACAGGTCCAAGGGGACTACACCCACCAAATTCCTCTCTTGTTTCGGCTCCTAG
- the LOC4331206 gene encoding remorin isoform X3 yields METQEAKRADVAAAPATATGGEAVKPAAGDAGAVTKTNGPSAPAGKAATPTGSVDRDAILANVELERKLSMIKAWEESEKSKAENKAQKKMSSILSWENTRKAAIEAKLRTQEEKLERKKAEYAEKMRNQVAAIHKAAEEKRATVEATRHEEIIKYEEMAAKHRSKGTTPTKFLSCFGS; encoded by the exons ATGGAGACCCAGGAGGCGAAGAGAGcagatgtggcggcggcgccggcgacggcgaccggcggtgaGGCCGTCAAACCGGCCGCCGGCGATGCTGGCGCAGTAACCAAGACGA ATGGACCTTCAGCACCAGCAGGCAAAGCTGCAACTCCAACGGGTTCGGTTGACAGAG ACGCCATACTCGCAAACGTGGAGCTGGAGAGGAAACTGTCAATGATCAAGGCGTGGGAGGAGAGCGAGAAGAGCAAAGCGGAGAACAA GGCTCAGAAGAAGATGTCATCCATACTCTCATGGGAGAACACGAGGAAGGCAGCTATAGAAGCAAAACTGCGAACACAAGAG GAGAAGCtggagaggaagaaggcggAGTACGCGGAGAAGATGAGGAACCAGGTAGCGGCGATCCacaaggcggcggaggagaagagggCGACGGTGGAGGCGACGCGGCACGAGGAGATAATCAAGTATGAGGAGATGGCCGCCAAGCACAGGTCCAAGGGGACTACACCCACCAAATTCCTCTCTTGTTTCGGCTCCTAG
- the LOC4331206 gene encoding remorin isoform X2 has product METQEAKRADVAAAPATATGGEAVKPAAGDAGAVTKTTDGPSAPAGKAATPTGSVDRDAILANVELERKLSMIKAWEESEKSKAENKAQKKMSSILSWENTRKAAIEAKLRTQEEKLERKKAEYAEKMRNQVAAIHKAAEEKRATVEATRHEEIIKYEEMAAKHRSKGTTPTKFLSCFGS; this is encoded by the exons ATGGAGACCCAGGAGGCGAAGAGAGcagatgtggcggcggcgccggcgacggcgaccggcggtgaGGCCGTCAAACCGGCCGCCGGCGATGCTGGCGCAGTAACCAAGACGA CAGATGGACCTTCAGCACCAGCAGGCAAAGCTGCAACTCCAACGGGTTCGGTTGACAGAG ACGCCATACTCGCAAACGTGGAGCTGGAGAGGAAACTGTCAATGATCAAGGCGTGGGAGGAGAGCGAGAAGAGCAAAGCGGAGAACAA GGCTCAGAAGAAGATGTCATCCATACTCTCATGGGAGAACACGAGGAAGGCAGCTATAGAAGCAAAACTGCGAACACAAGAG GAGAAGCtggagaggaagaaggcggAGTACGCGGAGAAGATGAGGAACCAGGTAGCGGCGATCCacaaggcggcggaggagaagagggCGACGGTGGAGGCGACGCGGCACGAGGAGATAATCAAGTATGAGGAGATGGCCGCCAAGCACAGGTCCAAGGGGACTACACCCACCAAATTCCTCTCTTGTTTCGGCTCCTAG
- the LOC107277231 gene encoding uncharacterized protein translates to MAKPSPAAVHTPRPASIRSSSASARPSVGSSSTPRPPIPAAANSKGVAKCLAFHDGDFTFPDDLAPLLDLPDPADSSSSTTTTAALISAAPDPDDAITASADSALTEVTAPAEATAMVDEEEEEPLPDQISLALAELRGGRGLSPRSKRLVAALVEAAAAELRPNAATLRLRRAAFWGKVRVWILAATVATVFAIDVVLAVALVSRRGNDLYDALPPT, encoded by the exons atGGCGAAGCCGTCTCCCGCCGCCGTGCACACCCCGCGCCCCGCCTCcatccgctcctcctccgcctccgcccggcCATCCGtcggctcctcctccacccccagGCCGccgatccccgccgccgccaactccaag GGGGTCGCCAAGTGCCTGGCCTTCCACGACGGCGACTTCACCTTCCCCGACGACCTCGCGCCGCTGCTCGACCTCCCCGACCCcgccgactcctcctcctccaccaccaccaccgccgccctcaTCTCCGCCGCCCCGGACCCGGATGACGCCATCACCGCTTCCGCCGACTCCGCTCTCACCGAG GTCACAGCGCCCGCCGAGGCTACGGCTATggtcgatgaggaggaggaggagcccctCCCGGACCAGATCAGCCTCGCGCTCGCCGAgctgcgcggcggccgcggcctcaGCCCCCGCTCCAAGCGCCTCGTTGCCGCGCtcgtcgaggccgccgccgccgagctccgccccaatgccgccaccctccgcctgcgccgcgccgccttcTGGGGGAAGGTGCGCGTCTGGATCCTCGCCGCGACGGTCGCCACCGTGTTCGCCATCGACGTcgtgctcgccgtcgccctcgtctcCCGCCGCGGCAACGACCTCTACGACGCGCTGCCCCCTACCTGA